In the Topomyia yanbarensis strain Yona2022 chromosome 3, ASM3024719v1, whole genome shotgun sequence genome, one interval contains:
- the LOC131690090 gene encoding uncharacterized protein LOC131690090: protein MPNSDSSGGIYTPIPQTTITDSESEEDVHSAAPRSHQLYSGVRFGKNLIAMNGGSGAVGKGRMVFLPASNGSSIPAGQPRSFLVSGENGSAICNSLYNGLPSPSDVDDANGVFHPDNVAILQETGSIGARKMSFPRKCCFVASLAVCFLSLVVFLWVIPCSDELACPAGSERTKTQNWIKNYEKIELKGVINVVEGVRGKSKNLIFMYRGDKLFPEFEESYTRRNGIISLIGSTGQVAWYDQMINEPKSIDCTLIDADLNGSPDCLIMDEYGQLECINPLSGEWIWHSPIYDRKNILKQNDLLDFPLVIPDVDGDGVKDLFFITSFGETKHNKFVMISGRKGELIGDSYIVKECIYVHKLMIDAEYNVMFNCVREKSEQQRSKPLAELYKLIKRKALDMKKIKKQTDLLQHKFYGQRKNTEKQRTITYVGGKQLVIENRGKCPDNCTTSVLLTERSTGKLLWNVSGKQLYGMQPVRLTFNNFATDNRSTIYGFVIKFWEWSQEEPDNSSTRNKRDSSSSNPFSKLLVKKQTWVLPDEDTGTASTVKIRRSVNQTLRPGIYKTRMRYLKETVKLIVFNSTDIKIENTSQSNVIQFCRESMKDTSDVICQPDLNYQENSLLIADLDDDGSQELVSYYSTFVKAEPEAGERSGMKLKTFVQLLRLESELPKLYNAIESIRN, encoded by the coding sequence ATGCCTAATAGTGACTCGTCCGGTGGAATTTACACCCCCATTCCGCAAACAACGATAACAGATTCCGAGAGTGAAGAGGACGTGCACAGCGCAGCGCCTAGATCGCACCAGCTATATTCGGGTGTACGATTCGGAAAGAACTTAATTGCAATGAACGGTGGCAGCGGTGCGGTAGGGAAGGGACGAATGGTTTTCCTGCCTGCCTCAAACGGGTCCAGCATTCCAGCGGGACAACCTAGGAGCTTTCTGGTTAGTGGAGAGAACGGAAGTGCCATTTGTAACAGTTTATACAATGGATTGCCTAGTCCCAGTGATGTGGATGATGCCAACGGAGTATTTCATCCAGATAATGTTGCGATCTTGCAAGAAACTGGATCCATAGGGGCGAGAAAAATGTCCTTTCCAAGAAAATGTTGCTTTGTAGCTTCGCTTGCTGTATGTTTCTTATCGTTGGTTGTTTTCCTATGGGTGATTCCCTGCTCGGATGAACTTGCATGCCCGGCCGGATCGGAGAGAACCAAGACCCAGAACTGGATCAAGAACTATGAGAAAATAGAACTGAAAGGAGTGATTAATGTGGTTGAAGGAGTGCGTGGCAAAAGTAAGAATTTGATATTTATGTATCGTGGCGATAAACTGTTTCCGGAGTTCGAAGAATCGTACACACGAAGGAATGGAATAATTTCGCTAATTGGTAGTACCGGGCAGGTGGCTTGGTACGATCAGATGATTAATGAACCAAAAAGTATCGATTGTACGTTGATTGATGCGGATTTGAATGGTTCTCCGGATTGCCTAATTATGGATGAGTACGGACAGTTGGAATGCATTAATCCACTGTCAGGGGAATGGATCTGGCATTCACCAATCTATGAtcgaaagaatattttaaagcaAAACGATCTTCTGGATTTTCCATTGGTGATTCCGGATGTGGATGGCGATGGTGTGAAGGATTTGTTCTTCATTACTAGCTTTGGTGAAACGAAACACAACAAATTCGTTATGATCTCCGGTCGAAAGGGCGAGCTGATCGGCGATTCCTATATTGTGAAGGAATGTATCTACGTTCATAAACTGATGATAGACGCTGAGTATAATGTAATGTTCAACTGTGTTCGGGAAAAGTCTGAACAGCAAAGATCTAAGCCATTGGCAGAATTGTACAAACTAATAAAACGAAAGGCGCTAGatatgaagaaaataaaaaagcagaCGGATCTTCTACAGCATAAGTTTTATGGCCAGCGAAAGAACACGGAAAAGCAAAGAACCATCACGTATGTTGGCGGCAAACAGTTGGTTATCGAAAATCGCGGAAAATGTCCAGATAACTGTACGACATCCGTTTTGCTGACTGAAAGGTCAACCGGTAAGCTGCTGTGGAATGTATCAGGAAAGCAGTTATATGGAATGCAACCAGTTCGGCTAACATTTAACAACTTTGCAACCGACAATCGATCCACAATTTACGGGTTTGTTATTAAATTCTGGGAGTGGAGCCAGGAAGAACCAGATAATAGTAGCACTCGCAACAAACGCGATTCAAGTTCAAGCAATCCGTTCTCAAAACTGCTAGTTAAAAAACAAACGTGGGTACTTCCGGACGAGGACACCGGAACGGCATCTACTGTTAAGATCCGTCGTAGCGTAAATCAAACCCTGCGTCCAGGAATCTACAAAACCCGCATGCGTTATctcaaagaaacagtgaaattGATCGTTTTCAATTCTACCGATATCAAGATCGAGAATACCAGCCAATCCAACGTCATACAGTTTTGTCGTGAAAGTATGAAAGATACGTCGGACGTGATCTGTCAACCGGATCTTAACTATCAGGAAAACTCTTTGTTAATAGCCGATCTAGACGATGATGGTTCCCAGGAGTTGGTGTCGTACTACTCAACTTTCGTCAAAGCCGAACCGGAAGCAGGCGAACGCTCCGGTATGAAACTTAAAACATTTGTTCAATTATTACGCCTCGAATCTGAACTTCCCAAGCTCTATAATGCAATCGAGTCGATCAGAAACTGA